One genomic window of Boudabousia tangfeifanii includes the following:
- a CDS encoding alanine/glycine:cation symporter family protein: MDALASLLGQIGDWITLYITAVVLAGAGIAFTIATRGVQFRLFRQMWKVVLHSRENARGGISSFQAFAISLAARVGIGNVFGVAVALLLGGPGAIFWMWIVALLGMATAFYEATTAQIFKVRSDKGTFVGGPAYYLSLGLKQKWLGVLFAFITVITCAFTITMLQANAISSTMDSYGVAKPVWTAIILAVLTALVVQGGIKSVARVTEILAPVMAGIYVLVALLIMLLNLSAVPEVFRLIFTSAFSVNPVVGGLGGGIVAAIINGTKRGLFSNEAGQGTAPNAAATANASHPVQQGLIQSLGVFLDTIVVCSATAFVILLAGKEVWEDPQSNPATLTTAAIASLLGSGAIIPMTIMIFVLAFSSIIAAYVYSEVNLRFFTNNPQAIMAVRVVSVVSVVLGCLAPLPIVWNTVDIAMAIMTLVNLVGLLGLMPWAAGALRDYEQQLKSGNNEPVFVGKNNSYLPSTLPTDIWQ; the protein is encoded by the coding sequence GTGGATGCTTTAGCCTCGCTACTCGGTCAAATTGGTGACTGGATTACGCTTTACATCACCGCTGTAGTACTTGCGGGTGCTGGGATTGCGTTCACTATCGCCACCCGTGGTGTCCAGTTCCGTTTATTTAGACAAATGTGGAAGGTTGTCTTGCATTCTCGTGAGAATGCAAGAGGTGGGATTTCATCTTTCCAAGCCTTCGCAATTTCCTTAGCTGCCCGAGTGGGCATTGGGAACGTTTTTGGGGTGGCAGTAGCTCTCCTGCTTGGTGGTCCGGGTGCAATCTTCTGGATGTGGATAGTTGCTCTACTTGGTATGGCAACCGCGTTCTACGAGGCAACCACCGCTCAAATTTTCAAAGTTCGCAGTGACAAGGGAACTTTTGTTGGGGGCCCGGCTTACTACCTCAGTCTTGGGCTAAAACAAAAATGGTTAGGCGTCCTATTTGCGTTTATTACGGTAATTACTTGCGCCTTCACCATCACTATGTTGCAAGCAAATGCGATTAGTTCCACGATGGATAGCTACGGAGTGGCCAAGCCAGTATGGACTGCGATTATTTTAGCTGTCCTCACCGCGCTAGTGGTGCAGGGTGGGATTAAATCTGTCGCCCGAGTTACCGAGATCTTAGCACCAGTGATGGCTGGTATTTACGTGCTCGTAGCGCTTTTGATCATGCTATTGAATCTTTCCGCAGTACCGGAAGTCTTCCGCCTAATCTTCACCTCGGCATTCTCGGTGAATCCAGTGGTCGGCGGACTCGGAGGTGGCATTGTTGCTGCGATTATTAACGGAACCAAACGAGGGCTATTCTCCAATGAAGCTGGTCAAGGCACTGCCCCTAATGCGGCTGCTACGGCAAATGCATCTCATCCGGTACAGCAGGGCTTGATTCAGTCGTTGGGCGTATTTCTAGACACGATTGTAGTCTGCTCAGCTACTGCCTTTGTGATTCTTTTGGCGGGTAAAGAGGTTTGGGAAGACCCTCAAAGCAACCCTGCGACGTTGACTACTGCAGCAATTGCTTCGTTGCTTGGTTCAGGTGCCATCATTCCGATGACCATCATGATTTTCGTGCTTGCCTTTAGCTCCATCATTGCAGCCTACGTCTATTCGGAAGTTAATCTACGATTCTTTACCAATAATCCGCAAGCTATTATGGCTGTGCGAGTTGTATCTGTCGTTTCAGTAGTCCTCGGTTGTCTTGCTCCCTTGCCAATCGTATGGAACACAGTAGATATCGCGATGGCCATCATGACTTTGGTAAATCTGGTTGGTCTACTTGGTTTGATGCCGTGGGCTGCCGGGGCGTTGCGTGATTACGAACAACAACTTAAATCCGGAAATAACGAACCTGTATTTGTCGGGAAAAATAACAGTTATCTACCATCAACCCTTCCAACTGATATTTGGCAGTGA